The DNA segment CATCACCTTCCGCTGCCGGGCGGTGGGCGGCGAGGCCCGGGTCAACGACGACGAGTCGCTGGACGTCGACTGGTTCGCGGTGGACGCGCTGCCCGAACTGGACGAGTTCGCGCTCTCCCGGATCAAGCGGGCGCTGGCCGAGGAGCCCACCTGGTTCGAGCCGGCGGGGCTCGGCTGAGACGGAGACGGCGGCGGCCGGGGGCCTTCGTTAGGGTCGGGCCATGACCTCCGCCAGCCAGCCCCTCGCCCTTGATCTCGCCGGCCGCACCGCCCTCGTCACCGGAGCCGCGAGCGGAATCGGCCGCGCCTGCGCGCTGCGCCTGGCGGCGGCCGGGGCCCGGGTGAGAGCCGTCGACCGGGACGGGACGGGGCTCGCCGCGCTCGCCGAACAGGCGCGGGACACCCCGGACCTCGCGGGCAGCGTCGTGCCGCACGTCCTCGACCTCACCGACCTGGACGCGGCCGAGGCGGCGGCCGCCGGCACCGATGTGCTGGTCAACAACGCGGGGCTGCAACTGGTGCGCCCCATCGAGGAGTTCCCGCCGGACGTGTTCCACACGGTGCTGACCGTGATGCTGGAGGCGCCCTTCCGCCTGGTGCGCGGCGCCCTGCCGCACATGTACGGGCAGGGCTGGGGCCGGATCGTCAACGTGTCCTCGGTGCACGGGCTGCGCGCCTCCGCGTTCAAGTCCGCGTACGTCGCCGCCAAGCACGGTCTGGAGGGCCTGTCCAAGACGGCCGCCCTGGAGGGCGCCGCACACGGTGTCACCTCCAACTGCGTGAACCCCGCCTACGTCCGCACCCCCCTGGTGGAGAAGCAGATCGCCGACCAGGCGGCGGCCCACGGCATCCCCGAGGAGCGGGTGCTGACCGAGGTGCTGCTCAAGGACAGCGCGCTGCG comes from the Streptomyces sp. SUK 48 genome and includes:
- a CDS encoding 3-hydroxybutyrate dehydrogenase; this translates as MTSASQPLALDLAGRTALVTGAASGIGRACALRLAAAGARVRAVDRDGTGLAALAEQARDTPDLAGSVVPHVLDLTDLDAAEAAAAGTDVLVNNAGLQLVRPIEEFPPDVFHTVLTVMLEAPFRLVRGALPHMYGQGWGRIVNVSSVHGLRASAFKSAYVAAKHGLEGLSKTAALEGAAHGVTSNCVNPAYVRTPLVEKQIADQAAAHGIPEERVLTEVLLKDSALRRLIEPGEVAEAVAYLCSPQASFVTGTSLVLDGGWTAH